The Mycolicibacterium lutetiense genome window below encodes:
- a CDS encoding NAD(P)-dependent oxidoreductase, translated as MRVGFIGAGRMGAPMVRRLADAGHQVRALGRDDEKRAAVAELGAEPVASPREAVSDAEVAIVCVFTDEQVRDLCPDLIDEMPEGAVLVLHTTGSPRTVEALAERGAARGIAVIDAPVSGGPHDIAAGSITVFAGGAESAVARARAVLKSYADPVLHVGPVGAGQRVKLVNNALFAAQIGAVAEGVKLGDRLGIDEATLLTALTHGSGASRALGAIAATGSADAFIARVGEFIGKDVAVVRTTASELDSNLGRLEGLIDAAVT; from the coding sequence ATGCGCGTCGGTTTCATCGGTGCCGGACGGATGGGCGCGCCGATGGTGCGCCGCCTGGCCGACGCCGGACACCAGGTGCGAGCCCTGGGCCGAGATGACGAAAAGCGGGCCGCGGTGGCCGAACTCGGCGCGGAGCCAGTGGCCTCGCCGCGCGAGGCCGTCAGCGATGCCGAGGTGGCGATCGTCTGCGTGTTCACCGATGAGCAGGTCCGGGACCTCTGCCCGGACCTGATCGACGAGATGCCGGAAGGTGCGGTGCTGGTGCTGCACACCACCGGCAGCCCCCGCACCGTCGAGGCTCTCGCCGAGCGTGGGGCCGCTCGCGGCATCGCGGTCATCGATGCCCCGGTCAGCGGCGGACCGCACGATATCGCGGCCGGATCCATCACGGTGTTCGCCGGGGGTGCTGAGTCCGCGGTGGCCCGCGCCCGCGCAGTCTTGAAGTCCTATGCCGATCCGGTGCTGCACGTCGGTCCGGTCGGAGCCGGGCAGCGGGTGAAGCTGGTGAACAACGCATTGTTCGCCGCACAGATCGGCGCGGTGGCCGAGGGCGTAAAGCTCGGCGATCGACTGGGTATCGACGAGGCGACACTGCTGACCGCGCTGACTCACGGCAGTGGGGCCAGCCGAGCGCTCGGCGCCATCGCTGCCACCGGCTCGGCGGACGCGTTCATCGCCCGGGTCGGCGAATTCATCGGCAAGGACGTGGCCGTGGTCCGCACCACCGCTTCTGAACTGGACAGCAACTTGGGCCGACTCGAGGGCCTGATCGACGCCGCAGTCACGTGA
- a CDS encoding NAD(P)-dependent oxidoreductase, producing the protein MRVGFIGLGSQGAPMARRIAEGGFETILWARRPTSLEPFADTGAKTAGSPAELAAASDLVCLCVVGDDDVRQVLDGETGVLAGLAPGGVVAIHSTVHPDTCREIAERAAAQGISVIDAPVSGGEPAASAGTLLVMVGGDEEVVERVRPVFATYADPIVHLGGVGAGQVAKILNNLLFSANLGAAMSALELGEALGVPRQALCEVISRGSATSKALNSIAMFGGTLDNLAPIAGALLQKDCRHAASLADEASVPEGAVYRTVFQAADNALAIMNHPR; encoded by the coding sequence ATGCGAGTCGGATTTATCGGGCTGGGCAGCCAGGGGGCGCCGATGGCCCGGCGGATCGCCGAAGGCGGCTTCGAGACGATCCTGTGGGCACGACGCCCGACCTCCCTGGAACCGTTCGCCGACACCGGCGCCAAGACCGCAGGCTCCCCCGCCGAACTGGCTGCCGCCAGCGACCTGGTCTGCCTGTGCGTGGTCGGTGACGACGACGTCCGCCAGGTGCTCGACGGTGAGACCGGTGTGCTCGCCGGACTGGCCCCGGGAGGCGTCGTCGCCATCCACTCGACGGTGCACCCCGACACCTGTCGCGAGATCGCAGAAAGGGCTGCTGCCCAGGGAATTTCAGTTATCGATGCCCCGGTGAGCGGTGGCGAGCCGGCCGCCTCGGCCGGGACCCTGTTGGTGATGGTGGGCGGCGACGAGGAGGTCGTCGAGCGGGTGCGTCCGGTGTTCGCCACCTACGCCGACCCGATCGTGCACCTGGGTGGCGTCGGCGCCGGCCAGGTTGCCAAGATCCTGAACAACCTGCTGTTCAGCGCCAACCTGGGTGCGGCCATGAGTGCACTGGAACTCGGCGAGGCGCTGGGTGTTCCGCGCCAGGCATTGTGCGAGGTGATCTCGCGCGGTTCGGCCACCAGCAAGGCACTCAACAGCATCGCGATGTTCGGCGGGACGCTGGACAACCTGGCGCCGATCGCCGGCGCGCTGCTGCAGAAGGACTGCAGGCATGCCGCCAGCCTGGCCGACGAGGCCTCAGTACCAGAAGGTGCCGTGTACCGTACCGTTTTCCAAGCCGCCGACAATGCCCTGGCCATCATGAACCATCCCCGCTGA
- a CDS encoding alpha/beta fold hydrolase → MVDGVPMSALVAESPDPRAVIVALHGGATTSAYFDCPGHPELSLLRSAVDHGYTVIALDRPGYGASAAYPDAMARADQRVALVSGVIQRIAGAADLFVLGHSMGCELAMHLAVQRPEVLGVSLAGTGRRYHPAAQELLKDASPQQRPRGLRELLWEPARLYPSDVIGAGLSAGGTAYEGDVIRTWARHEFPTLAGQTTVPVQFLAGQYENVWESDPESLAAIGAMFTVSPRVQTGELPDSGHNLSVGLTAETYHRKVLSFADECVADRARSDMEVEAG, encoded by the coding sequence ATGGTCGACGGTGTCCCGATGTCGGCCCTGGTCGCCGAGTCGCCCGACCCGCGCGCCGTCATCGTCGCGCTGCACGGCGGGGCCACCACATCGGCCTACTTCGACTGCCCCGGCCACCCCGAGCTGTCGTTGCTGCGCAGCGCAGTCGACCACGGGTACACCGTGATTGCACTGGACCGCCCCGGCTACGGCGCTTCCGCTGCCTACCCTGATGCCATGGCACGGGCCGATCAGCGAGTCGCGTTGGTGTCAGGGGTGATTCAGCGCATCGCCGGTGCGGCCGACCTGTTCGTCCTGGGCCATTCGATGGGCTGCGAGCTGGCCATGCACCTGGCCGTGCAGCGGCCAGAGGTCCTCGGAGTCTCGTTGGCCGGGACCGGCCGCCGGTATCACCCGGCCGCACAGGAACTGCTCAAAGACGCCTCACCGCAGCAACGGCCGCGCGGCCTACGCGAGCTGCTGTGGGAACCGGCCCGGCTGTATCCGTCGGACGTGATCGGCGCCGGGCTGTCCGCGGGCGGCACCGCCTACGAGGGTGACGTCATCAGAACCTGGGCGCGGCACGAGTTTCCGACGCTGGCCGGACAGACGACGGTTCCGGTGCAGTTCCTGGCCGGCCAGTACGAGAACGTCTGGGAATCCGATCCCGAGTCGCTGGCCGCAATCGGTGCGATGTTCACCGTCTCGCCGCGGGTGCAGACCGGCGAACTCCCCGACAGCGGTCACAACCTCAGCGTGGGACTTACCGCTGAGACCTATCACCGCAAGGTGTTGTCATTTGCCGATGAGTGCGTGGCGGATCGCGCCCGCAGTGACATGGAAGTGGAGGCAGGTTGA
- a CDS encoding thiolase C-terminal domain-containing protein has product MSQIPGRPLPTVTTLNEYFWTAGADGVLRIQECQDCSALIHPPQPICRYCRSHNMGVRDVSGRASLAGFTINHRFGFPDLPPPYVVAEVAIAEDPRVRLTTNIVDCDFDDLKLGMPVEVDFQHIEDVWLPVFKRAADSTPAPPMVAEPVAPQDVAKYVRPMLTKKKFEDHSAITGIGMSKIGRRQMVPPLALTIDAAEKAVADAGLTFDDIDGLSTYPGLAIAGMGEGGVTALEGALGLRPTWINGGMDTFGPGGSVIAAMMAVATGMARHVLCFRTLWEATFGQLVKEGKMSPPMGGRSDSWQYPFGSTSAAHTLAQNAGRHFDRYGTTRETLGWIALNQRANAALNPTAIYRDPMTMDDYLSARMITTPFGLYDCDVPCDGAVAVIVSAVDAARDLPKPPILFEAVGTQIVERLDWDQTTLTHEPQVLGQSAHMWSRTSLRPGDVDVAELYDGFSFNCLSWLEGLGFCGIGESKDFLDGGHNISRDGIIPLNTHGGQLSHGRTHGMGLIHEAVTQLRGEAGERQVANARVAVASSGGLTPSGVLLMRRDD; this is encoded by the coding sequence TTGTCACAGATACCGGGGCGTCCGCTCCCCACGGTTACCACGCTCAACGAGTACTTCTGGACCGCGGGCGCCGACGGCGTGCTGCGAATCCAGGAGTGCCAGGACTGCAGCGCCCTCATCCATCCGCCGCAGCCGATCTGCCGCTACTGCCGCAGCCACAACATGGGTGTGCGCGATGTGTCGGGGCGCGCATCGCTGGCCGGGTTCACGATCAACCACCGGTTCGGCTTCCCCGACCTGCCGCCGCCCTATGTGGTGGCGGAGGTGGCCATCGCCGAGGATCCGCGGGTCCGGTTGACGACCAACATCGTCGACTGCGATTTCGACGACCTCAAACTGGGCATGCCCGTGGAGGTCGACTTCCAGCACATCGAAGACGTCTGGCTGCCGGTGTTCAAGCGGGCGGCTGACTCCACGCCGGCCCCTCCGATGGTCGCCGAACCCGTGGCGCCCCAGGATGTCGCCAAGTACGTCCGACCGATGCTGACCAAGAAGAAATTCGAGGACCATTCGGCCATCACCGGGATCGGGATGTCCAAGATCGGTCGTCGACAGATGGTGCCGCCGCTGGCACTGACCATCGACGCCGCCGAAAAAGCCGTCGCCGATGCCGGTTTGACGTTCGACGATATCGACGGCCTGTCCACCTACCCGGGTCTGGCCATCGCCGGCATGGGGGAAGGCGGCGTGACCGCACTGGAGGGCGCCCTCGGGCTCCGTCCGACCTGGATCAATGGCGGCATGGACACCTTCGGTCCGGGCGGATCGGTCATCGCGGCCATGATGGCCGTGGCCACCGGTATGGCGCGCCACGTGTTGTGCTTCCGCACGCTGTGGGAGGCGACGTTCGGCCAGCTGGTCAAGGAGGGCAAGATGTCCCCTCCGATGGGTGGCCGCAGCGACAGCTGGCAATACCCGTTCGGGTCCACCTCGGCCGCGCACACGTTGGCGCAGAACGCCGGTCGCCACTTCGACCGATACGGCACCACACGGGAAACGCTCGGCTGGATCGCGCTCAACCAGCGTGCCAACGCCGCACTGAACCCGACGGCCATCTACCGCGATCCGATGACCATGGACGACTACCTGTCGGCCCGCATGATCACCACACCGTTCGGCCTCTACGACTGCGACGTGCCGTGCGACGGGGCGGTGGCCGTCATCGTCTCCGCTGTGGACGCCGCACGCGATCTGCCCAAGCCGCCGATCCTGTTCGAGGCGGTCGGTACTCAGATCGTCGAACGGCTCGACTGGGACCAGACCACCCTCACCCACGAACCACAGGTCCTGGGCCAGAGCGCGCACATGTGGTCGCGAACCTCGTTGCGTCCCGGCGATGTCGACGTCGCCGAGCTGTACGACGGGTTCAGCTTCAACTGTCTGTCCTGGCTGGAGGGGCTCGGCTTCTGCGGCATCGGAGAATCCAAGGACTTCCTCGATGGCGGCCACAACATCTCCCGCGACGGCATCATCCCGCTCAACACCCACGGCGGCCAGCTCTCCCACGGGCGCACCCACGGAATGGGTCTGATCCACGAGGCCGTCACCCAGCTGCGCGGTGAGGCCGGTGAGCGCCAGGTCGCGAACGCCCGTGTCGCGGTGGCCAGCAGCGGTGGCCTGACCCCCAGTGGTGTCCTGCTGATGCGCAGGGACGACTAG
- a CDS encoding ferredoxin, translated as MKVKLDRTLCDGFGLCAKHAPEYFPLDDWGYASLQGDGDIPEADEDAVRRALLDCPVHAIIELKETRAERAAG; from the coding sequence ATGAAGGTCAAGCTTGATCGCACGTTGTGTGATGGCTTCGGGTTGTGCGCCAAACACGCGCCGGAGTACTTCCCGCTGGACGACTGGGGGTACGCCTCGCTTCAGGGTGACGGCGACATCCCCGAGGCCGACGAGGACGCTGTCCGGCGTGCGCTGCTGGACTGCCCGGTGCACGCGATCATCGAGTTGAAGGAGACGCGGGCCGAACGCGCGGCAGGCTGA
- a CDS encoding NADH-ubiquinone oxidoreductase-F iron-sulfur binding region domain-containing protein codes for MTAELTVAVWPGITPRLLRDGPESLAEYQQAGGYGALADSEYLLSEVQASGLLGRGGAAFPLAVKLRAVRDNGRGASGTVVIANGEEGEPASIKDRWLLRNRPHAVLDGLRLASGIVGADRAVVYVSDSTAAASVARALDELPGDLDRVAVELLTVAPGYVAGEETAAVHVVNGGPAKPTDKPPRPFEEGVAGRPTLISNVETLAHLAYLHQHGAQTFRQLGTEASPGTFLATITGAGRAPALYELPHGIAFADLLTLHGVSADRVRGALMGGYFAGLVNHDIVGATLDHESVRGLGSGLGCGAIGILTDDCPVAVAASVLAYFDRENAGQCGSCFNGTAAMAAVATGLRDGVATQEDLDRLTRWSVVLRGRGACATLDGAANVAASLLAQFPDQVHRHLEKGCQACRSGAFTAARPYEVESLEAVVSV; via the coding sequence ATGACGGCCGAACTCACAGTCGCGGTATGGCCGGGAATCACCCCGCGCCTCCTCCGCGACGGACCGGAGAGCCTGGCTGAGTATCAGCAGGCCGGGGGCTATGGCGCACTTGCCGATTCGGAGTATCTGCTTTCCGAGGTCCAGGCCAGCGGACTGCTCGGGCGGGGCGGCGCGGCCTTCCCGCTGGCGGTGAAACTGCGCGCGGTGCGCGACAACGGGCGGGGCGCCTCGGGCACCGTGGTGATCGCCAACGGCGAAGAAGGCGAGCCGGCCTCGATCAAGGACCGCTGGTTGCTGCGCAACCGTCCACACGCGGTACTCGACGGCCTGCGACTGGCCTCCGGGATCGTCGGCGCGGACCGCGCCGTGGTGTACGTGTCGGATTCGACGGCCGCCGCGAGTGTGGCTCGCGCGCTCGACGAACTCCCCGGCGACCTGGACCGGGTGGCAGTCGAATTACTCACCGTCGCTCCGGGTTACGTCGCCGGCGAAGAGACCGCGGCCGTGCACGTCGTCAACGGCGGCCCAGCCAAACCCACCGACAAGCCACCGCGCCCGTTCGAGGAAGGGGTGGCCGGCAGGCCGACACTGATCAGCAATGTCGAGACGCTGGCGCACCTGGCCTACCTCCACCAACACGGCGCGCAGACGTTCCGGCAACTGGGCACCGAGGCCTCCCCCGGCACCTTCCTGGCCACGATCACCGGAGCCGGACGCGCCCCGGCGCTGTACGAGCTTCCGCACGGCATCGCGTTCGCCGATCTCCTGACGCTGCACGGGGTGTCCGCCGACCGCGTTCGCGGGGCGCTGATGGGCGGGTACTTCGCCGGGCTGGTCAACCACGACATCGTCGGCGCCACGCTGGATCACGAGTCCGTACGAGGACTCGGCAGCGGGCTGGGTTGCGGCGCGATCGGCATCCTCACCGATGACTGCCCGGTGGCGGTCGCCGCGTCGGTGCTGGCCTACTTCGACCGCGAGAACGCCGGCCAATGTGGGTCGTGCTTCAACGGGACGGCCGCGATGGCGGCGGTGGCCACCGGCCTGCGTGACGGCGTGGCCACCCAGGAGGATCTCGACCGGCTCACCCGGTGGTCGGTGGTGCTACGCGGCCGCGGTGCCTGCGCGACGCTCGACGGCGCAGCCAATGTGGCGGCCAGCCTGCTGGCCCAGTTCCCCGATCAGGTTCATCGTCACCTCGAAAAGGGCTGTCAGGCCTGCCGTTCCGGTGCATTCACCGCCGCGCGGCCGTACGAAGTGGAGTCTCTGGAGGCGGTGGTCTCGGTATGA
- a CDS encoding alpha/beta fold hydrolase, producing MTVVLGAPELKPGEKIIEINGGNVVYELLGDKGDFIALTPGGRFSKDIPGLRPLAEALVEGGYRVLLWDRPNCGRSDVQFYGQSESHMRAETLYKLITALEIGPCFILGGSGGARDSMLTTMLYPEIVRKLVVWNIVGGVYGSFVLGGHYVTPSILAVRGLGVEGLLSVSEWRERIAENPANRQRLLDLDTDEFLKVMLRWLNAFVSKPGQTIPGVPDEMFDNITVPTLIIRGGENDWDHPKRTSLEVSCLIKGSKLIDPPWPEDAWERAGERFAQSGGKTFCLFDTWVQAAPAIIDFLRSA from the coding sequence ATGACGGTTGTCTTGGGCGCCCCAGAACTCAAGCCGGGCGAGAAGATCATCGAGATCAACGGCGGCAACGTCGTCTACGAACTCCTCGGCGATAAAGGCGATTTCATCGCCCTTACCCCCGGTGGCCGGTTCAGTAAGGACATTCCAGGGCTACGACCATTGGCCGAAGCACTGGTCGAGGGCGGCTACCGGGTGCTGCTGTGGGACCGGCCCAACTGCGGTCGCTCCGATGTGCAGTTCTACGGTCAGAGCGAGTCGCACATGCGAGCCGAGACGCTCTACAAACTGATCACCGCCCTCGAGATCGGACCGTGCTTCATCCTCGGCGGCTCCGGCGGCGCCCGGGACTCGATGCTGACCACCATGCTCTATCCCGAGATCGTGCGAAAGCTGGTGGTGTGGAACATCGTCGGAGGCGTGTACGGGTCTTTCGTGCTCGGCGGCCACTACGTCACGCCAAGCATCCTGGCGGTACGCGGACTCGGCGTCGAGGGGTTGCTCAGCGTGTCCGAATGGCGCGAACGGATCGCGGAGAACCCGGCGAACCGGCAGCGCCTGCTCGACCTCGATACCGACGAGTTCCTCAAAGTCATGCTGCGGTGGCTCAACGCGTTCGTGTCGAAACCCGGCCAGACCATCCCCGGCGTGCCCGACGAGATGTTCGACAACATCACCGTTCCCACCCTGATCATCCGTGGTGGCGAGAACGACTGGGATCACCCCAAGCGCACCTCGCTTGAAGTGAGTTGTCTGATCAAGGGTTCCAAGCTGATCGATCCGCCCTGGCCCGAGGATGCCTGGGAACGCGCCGGCGAGAGGTTCGCACAGAGCGGCGGAAAGACGTTCTGCCTGTTCGACACCTGGGTCCAGGCCGCCCCGGCGATCATCGACTTCCTGAGGTCGGCGTGA
- a CDS encoding Rieske (2Fe-2S) protein gives MSEPEKRPRLAQGREHVVANVDEIPPGTHKLVPIGRHGVGVYNVNGTFYAIANYCPHEGGPLCSGRARGRTVVDEKVPGDAVMVRDKEFIYCPWHQWGFELATGTTAVKPEWSIRTYPVRVVGEDVLVMA, from the coding sequence ATGAGCGAGCCCGAGAAGCGCCCCCGACTCGCGCAGGGACGCGAGCATGTCGTCGCCAATGTCGATGAAATCCCGCCCGGCACACACAAACTCGTACCGATCGGCCGTCACGGCGTCGGCGTGTACAACGTCAACGGCACCTTTTACGCCATCGCCAACTACTGCCCGCACGAGGGCGGTCCGCTGTGCTCGGGCCGGGCCCGGGGCCGCACGGTGGTCGACGAGAAAGTGCCGGGCGACGCGGTGATGGTGCGTGACAAAGAGTTCATCTACTGCCCTTGGCACCAATGGGGTTTCGAGCTGGCGACCGGCACCACCGCGGTGAAGCCGGAATGGAGTATCCGTACCTACCCGGTCCGTGTGGTTGGAGAAGATGTGTTGGTGATGGCATGA
- a CDS encoding amidohydrolase family protein, with product MTITTNPRVPAAERIAVRCVDSDVHPMPRRGELIEYIPEPWRSKYFLSHKVGEQIYYDAPDYAHAYAMRVDAFPPDGEFACSDPDMALRQLVMEAGSDIAILEPTHTESRLGEATAAYCTAVNHWLADNWLDNHNNWHERWRGSICVAIEEPQTAVAEIEQWAEHPYMAQVLMKAEPRPSWGDPKYDPIWAAATKHDITVSCHLSRGEYETLPTPPVGLPSYNHDFMVSYSLLAANQVMSLIFDGVFDRFPTLRIVFVEHAFTWILPLMWRMDAIYEKRKSWMDIKRKPSEYVKDHIKFTTQPLDYPEDKTELSRAFEWMECDKILLYSSDYPHWTFDDPRWLVKHLPEHAREAIMFRNGIQTYKLPETVPALEGQARVF from the coding sequence ATGACCATCACGACCAACCCACGGGTGCCTGCGGCCGAGCGGATCGCGGTTCGGTGCGTCGACTCCGACGTCCACCCCATGCCGCGGCGCGGCGAACTGATCGAGTACATCCCTGAACCGTGGCGCAGCAAGTACTTTCTGAGCCACAAGGTCGGCGAGCAGATCTACTACGACGCACCGGATTACGCACATGCCTACGCCATGCGCGTGGACGCGTTCCCGCCGGATGGCGAATTCGCCTGCAGCGACCCCGACATGGCACTGCGTCAGCTCGTCATGGAGGCCGGCTCCGATATCGCCATCCTGGAACCGACCCACACCGAGAGCCGCCTCGGCGAAGCCACTGCCGCCTACTGCACCGCGGTCAACCATTGGCTGGCAGACAACTGGTTGGACAATCACAACAACTGGCATGAACGGTGGCGGGGATCCATCTGTGTAGCCATCGAAGAGCCGCAGACCGCGGTCGCCGAAATCGAGCAGTGGGCCGAACACCCTTACATGGCACAGGTTCTGATGAAGGCCGAGCCTCGGCCGTCATGGGGTGACCCCAAGTACGATCCGATCTGGGCCGCGGCGACCAAGCATGACATCACGGTGAGCTGCCACCTGTCCCGTGGCGAGTACGAGACGCTGCCCACTCCCCCGGTCGGGCTGCCCAGCTACAACCACGACTTCATGGTCAGCTACTCGTTGCTGGCGGCCAACCAGGTGATGAGCCTGATCTTCGACGGGGTATTCGACCGGTTCCCGACGCTGCGCATCGTGTTCGTCGAACATGCTTTCACCTGGATCCTGCCGCTGATGTGGCGGATGGACGCCATCTACGAGAAGCGCAAGAGCTGGATGGACATCAAGCGCAAGCCGAGTGAGTACGTCAAGGACCACATCAAGTTCACCACCCAGCCGCTGGACTATCCCGAGGACAAGACCGAACTGTCTCGGGCCTTCGAGTGGATGGAGTGCGACAAGATCCTGCTGTATTCCAGCGACTATCCGCACTGGACCTTCGACGACCCGCGCTGGCTGGTCAAACACCTGCCCGAGCACGCGCGTGAGGCAATCATGTTCCGCAACGGCATCCAGACCTACAAGCTCCCCGAGACCGTTCCGGCACTCGAGGGACAGGCCCGGGTGTTCTGA
- a CDS encoding amidohydrolase family protein, giving the protein MAINDPAQPGSAGTPVIDASVHVFFGSNKDLRQNFLKEPFASRGFPDYEMNWYGAPGGEYARDTKGPDRQYPGSDPDIAAQHLFTDRGVDIAILHPMTRGIMPDRHLGTALAAAHNAMMVTRWLEHAEYGERFRGTIRVNPDDIVGALREIDKYKDHPRVVQIGIPMQSRELYGKPQFWPLWDAAAEAGLPVAVHIEGGAGIQFAPTPSGKTRTYEQYLGFMALNYIYHLMNMIAEGVFERTPTLKFVWGDGAADMLTPFMWRMDCFGRPHLEQTPWAPKMPSDYLPGHVYFVQGALDGPGDTEFAGEWFGFTGKEDMVMFGSSYPHWQLNEPEVPSAFSTEQRDKLLWRNAAGLYGLEQDLAGLVPSSAVAAQ; this is encoded by the coding sequence TTGGCCATCAATGACCCCGCGCAACCCGGCAGTGCGGGAACGCCCGTGATTGACGCGAGCGTGCACGTCTTCTTCGGATCGAACAAGGACCTGCGGCAGAACTTCCTGAAGGAACCGTTCGCCAGCCGCGGCTTCCCCGACTACGAGATGAACTGGTACGGCGCGCCAGGCGGCGAATATGCCAGGGACACCAAGGGACCGGACCGTCAGTACCCCGGCTCCGATCCCGACATCGCCGCCCAGCACCTGTTCACCGACCGCGGCGTCGACATCGCGATCCTGCATCCCATGACCCGCGGCATCATGCCCGACCGTCACCTCGGCACGGCACTGGCCGCCGCGCACAACGCCATGATGGTGACTCGCTGGCTCGAACACGCCGAATACGGCGAGCGGTTCCGCGGCACCATCCGGGTCAACCCGGACGATATCGTCGGCGCCCTGCGTGAGATCGACAAGTACAAGGACCATCCGCGCGTGGTGCAGATCGGCATCCCGATGCAGTCACGCGAGCTGTACGGCAAGCCGCAGTTCTGGCCGCTGTGGGACGCCGCCGCGGAAGCGGGGCTGCCGGTGGCCGTGCACATCGAGGGCGGGGCAGGCATCCAGTTCGCGCCTACCCCGTCGGGCAAGACCCGGACCTATGAGCAATACCTGGGCTTCATGGCGCTCAACTACATCTATCACCTGATGAACATGATCGCCGAGGGCGTCTTCGAACGGACACCGACACTGAAGTTCGTCTGGGGCGACGGTGCCGCGGACATGTTGACGCCGTTCATGTGGCGGATGGATTGCTTCGGCCGCCCACACCTGGAGCAGACGCCGTGGGCGCCCAAGATGCCCAGCGACTATCTGCCCGGTCACGTGTACTTCGTCCAAGGTGCGCTCGACGGGCCCGGAGACACCGAGTTCGCCGGCGAATGGTTCGGCTTCACCGGCAAGGAGGACATGGTGATGTTCGGCTCCAGCTACCCGCATTGGCAGCTGAACGAGCCGGAGGTCCCCAGCGCGTTCAGCACCGAACAGCGGGACAAACTGTTGTGGCGCAATGCCGCAGGGCTTTACGGGCTGGAGCAGGATCTCGCAGGTCTGGTCCCATCGTCCGCGGTTGCGGCACAGTAG
- a CDS encoding acyl-CoA dehydrogenase family protein: MLLEFDADQRLWQETVRDAVTKQCPATLVREVAEQGVDPAPLWQSYIDQGWTELTDSENAVELAIVLEELGRATDLTPYLATMTQYAPLAGDRFDAGTAGAAAYSGVTANRDATGWVLSGTARHVLDGDRAQNLAVVTDGGVFLVDAANAAVVRSSIFDPVLHVAEVSFDNVHVDDTARVHVDTEKAYHLAVTGMAVTMVGACQRVLDLALEHVKQRQQFGVAIGSFQAVQHKAVDMHVAIERARALAYFAALTIAADDPRRRLASAMAKAAAGECQAVVFRHGLQLFGAMGFTWENDVQFALKRAKAGELLLGGAAEHRALIAAEYRTTYRGL; the protein is encoded by the coding sequence GTGCTACTCGAATTCGATGCCGATCAACGGCTATGGCAGGAAACCGTGCGCGATGCGGTGACCAAGCAGTGCCCGGCGACCTTGGTCCGTGAGGTGGCCGAGCAGGGTGTCGATCCGGCACCGCTGTGGCAGAGCTACATCGACCAGGGCTGGACCGAACTCACCGACTCCGAGAACGCCGTGGAGCTGGCGATCGTGCTCGAGGAACTCGGCCGCGCCACCGACCTGACGCCCTACCTTGCGACCATGACGCAATACGCACCGCTGGCGGGGGACCGCTTCGATGCGGGCACCGCCGGCGCCGCGGCGTACAGCGGCGTGACGGCGAACCGGGATGCCACCGGCTGGGTGCTGTCCGGCACCGCCCGTCACGTGCTGGACGGCGATCGGGCACAGAACCTCGCGGTGGTGACCGACGGCGGAGTGTTCCTGGTCGACGCGGCCAACGCAGCCGTCGTTCGCAGTTCGATCTTCGACCCGGTGCTGCACGTGGCCGAGGTGTCCTTCGACAACGTGCACGTCGACGACACCGCCCGAGTCCACGTCGATACCGAGAAGGCCTATCACCTGGCGGTGACCGGCATGGCCGTCACGATGGTCGGTGCCTGTCAGCGAGTCCTGGATCTGGCCCTCGAACACGTCAAGCAGCGTCAGCAGTTCGGTGTGGCGATCGGGTCGTTCCAGGCTGTGCAGCACAAGGCCGTCGACATGCACGTCGCGATCGAACGAGCCCGTGCGCTGGCGTATTTCGCCGCGTTGACCATCGCTGCCGATGACCCGCGCCGGCGGCTGGCGTCGGCCATGGCCAAGGCTGCCGCCGGGGAGTGCCAGGCGGTGGTCTTCCGACACGGCCTGCAGCTGTTCGGGGCCATGGGCTTCACCTGGGAGAACGACGTGCAGTTCGCGCTCAAGCGAGCCAAGGCAGGCGAGCTGCTGCTGGGCGGTGCCGCCGAGCATCGCGCGTTGATCGCCGCCGAGTACCGCACGACCTACAGGGGACTGTAA